Proteins encoded by one window of Emticicia oligotrophica DSM 17448:
- a CDS encoding DinB family protein — MQETAQSLRKTLDFVLPHLHAINDGDASIKPFPHKWSKKEILGHLIDSACNNQQKFVRMMAQPHVDFVGYAQDFWVQEQHYNQASWKQLIDLWYAYNQHIAHIIAHVNPDFLDNTITINGVGLFKLGFIMKDYAEHLKHHLKAILPDIGLESSFANVYNA; from the coding sequence ATGCAAGAAACTGCCCAAAGCCTACGGAAAACCCTTGATTTTGTGTTGCCACACCTTCACGCCATTAATGATGGAGATGCGAGTATTAAGCCTTTTCCTCATAAATGGTCGAAGAAAGAGATATTGGGGCATTTGATAGATTCTGCTTGTAATAATCAACAAAAATTTGTTCGAATGATGGCACAACCTCACGTAGATTTCGTGGGTTATGCACAAGATTTTTGGGTACAAGAGCAACACTATAATCAAGCTTCGTGGAAACAACTGATTGACTTATGGTATGCTTATAATCAGCATATTGCACATATTATTGCTCATGTAAATCCTGATTTTTTAGATAATACAATCACCATCAATGGTGTTGGGCTCTTTAAATTAGGATTTATTATGAAAGATTATGCCGAGCATCTGAAACACCATTTAAAGGCTATTTTGCCTGATATTGGCCTTGAAAGTAGCTTTGCGAATGTATATAATGCTTAG
- a CDS encoding NADPH-dependent FMN reductase gives MKIEIISGSPRHESITVRVAQFLQKYLSETATHEVNLLDVRDFPLPAIQKVWTSIEAVPAEWKSLGERVFSADAFILVTPEFNGGYSPALKNLLDHFPKQSHKPFGIVTASVGAMGGMRASQQMLLLVGALFGIVSPQMLITPLVDKKFDAEGNLLDEGFLKQIEVFIKEYLWLAEKLVK, from the coding sequence ATGAAAATTGAAATTATTTCGGGAAGCCCCCGACACGAAAGCATTACGGTGAGAGTTGCTCAGTTTTTACAAAAATACTTATCCGAAACCGCCACACACGAGGTAAATTTGCTCGATGTCAGAGATTTTCCGCTGCCCGCTATTCAGAAAGTATGGACCTCAATCGAAGCAGTTCCTGCTGAATGGAAAAGTTTGGGCGAAAGAGTTTTTTCGGCCGATGCATTTATTTTGGTAACTCCAGAATTTAATGGTGGTTATTCGCCTGCATTAAAAAACTTACTCGACCATTTTCCAAAACAAAGCCATAAACCTTTTGGTATTGTAACGGCCTCAGTAGGTGCGATGGGCGGTATGCGGGCAAGTCAGCAAATGCTTTTATTAGTTGGGGCTTTATTCGGAATCGTTTCGCCACAAATGCTTATCACTCCGCTTGTCGATAAAAAATTCGATGCAGAAGGAAATTTGCTAGATGAGGGATTCTTGAAACAAATTGAAGTTTTTATAAAAGAATATTTATGGCTGGCTGAAAAGTTGGTGAAATAA
- a CDS encoding pirin family protein, whose product MKTIFHKASERGHANHGWLDSYHSFSFAGFHDPNKIHFGALRVLNDDTVAGGMGFGTHPHDNMEIVSIPLSGDLEHKDSMGNTTVIRKGEVQIMSAGTGIYHSEKNKNHGETVKFLQIWVFPKLRNINPRYDQKEFSIEERKNKFQTVVSPLESNDGGVGINQDAWFSLGNLDNGSTTNYQIKGKNNGVYAFILEGEVEINGQKLGRRDALGISETDIIAIKASADSEVLLIDVPMSF is encoded by the coding sequence ATGAAAACGATATTTCACAAAGCAAGCGAACGTGGACACGCCAATCATGGTTGGCTCGATAGTTATCACTCTTTTAGTTTTGCTGGTTTCCACGACCCAAACAAAATTCATTTTGGTGCTTTAAGAGTACTAAACGATGATACCGTAGCGGGAGGCATGGGCTTTGGTACGCACCCACACGATAACATGGAAATTGTTTCGATTCCACTTTCGGGCGATTTAGAGCATAAAGATAGCATGGGCAATACTACTGTTATCAGAAAAGGTGAAGTACAGATTATGTCGGCAGGAACGGGGATTTATCACTCAGAAAAAAATAAAAACCACGGCGAAACTGTTAAGTTTTTACAAATATGGGTATTTCCTAAACTCCGAAACATCAACCCACGCTATGACCAAAAAGAGTTTTCGATAGAAGAACGTAAAAATAAATTCCAAACAGTGGTTTCGCCATTAGAAAGCAATGATGGTGGCGTAGGTATCAATCAAGATGCGTGGTTTTCACTTGGAAATCTCGATAATGGATCCACAACCAACTACCAAATAAAAGGTAAAAACAATGGCGTGTATGCTTTCATTTTGGAAGGAGAAGTAGAAATAAATGGTCAAAAATTAGGACGTAGAGATGCTTTGGGTATCAGCGAAACCGATATTATCGCAATCAAAGCATCTGCTGATAGCGAAGTACTTTTGATTGATGTTCCGATGAGCTTTTAA
- a CDS encoding DUF2461 domain-containing protein codes for MLQAETLQFLTELKENNNKPWFDENRKTYETARKNFVIIVETLIKGISKFDKSIEEANLQAKDCMFRINRDIRFSKNKEPYKTNFGASFSKGGKKAHSAGYYLHIEPTECFVAGGIWMPEPEDLKKIRVEIDYNFEEFNGIVNTPAFKKVFPSGLDREAFTARPPKGYDEENPAIEFIKLKSFTASSNFEAKESLKSDFIENVLEKFKAMHPYIEFLNRAVEG; via the coding sequence ATGTTACAAGCTGAAACCTTACAATTTCTTACCGAACTAAAAGAAAACAACAATAAACCTTGGTTTGACGAAAATCGCAAAACCTATGAAACTGCCCGTAAAAACTTTGTAATCATAGTAGAAACACTCATCAAAGGCATTTCAAAATTTGATAAAAGTATTGAAGAAGCCAATTTACAAGCCAAAGATTGCATGTTCCGAATCAATCGAGATATTCGTTTTTCTAAAAATAAAGAACCTTACAAGACTAATTTTGGAGCTTCGTTTAGCAAAGGCGGCAAAAAAGCCCATTCGGCAGGCTACTATTTACACATCGAACCTACTGAATGTTTTGTAGCTGGTGGAATCTGGATGCCCGAACCTGAAGATTTAAAGAAAATAAGAGTTGAGATTGATTATAATTTTGAAGAATTTAATGGCATTGTAAACACCCCCGCTTTCAAGAAGGTTTTTCCGAGTGGGCTCGACCGTGAAGCATTCACAGCTCGCCCACCCAAAGGTTATGATGAAGAAAATCCTGCCATTGAATTTATTAAACTTAAAAGTTTTACAGCCTCTTCAAATTTTGAAGCAAAAGAATCACTCAAATCTGATTTTATTGAAAATGTTCTTGAGAAATTCAAAGCTATGCACCCATACATTGAGTTTCTGAATAGAGCCGTTGAAGGATAA
- a CDS encoding 2-hydroxyacid dehydrogenase: MKIAFFSTKPYDKDFFEKHNHSHELTFYEASLNENSVRLAEGSDAICVFVNDKVNATVIEKLAGMNVRLIALRCAGFNNVDLEAARQANIVVVRVPAYSPHAVAEHAVALILTLNRKTHKAYNRVREGNFSLEKLSGFDLFQKTVGVIGTGKIGEAFAHIMLGFGCKVLAFDIFPNQHLIDAGVQYTTIEDVLAQSDIISLHCPLTDKTLHLINDQAIAKMKNGAMLINTSRGALIDTQAVVEALKSKKLGYLGLDVYEQESNIFFNDLSEEILVDDTLARLMTFPNVLITSHQGFLTEEALTQIAVTTLNNISAFESGTKSGNEV, encoded by the coding sequence ATGAAAATTGCATTTTTTAGTACAAAACCATACGATAAAGATTTTTTTGAAAAACATAATCATTCGCACGAATTAACCTTCTACGAAGCTTCATTAAACGAAAACTCTGTCCGTTTAGCTGAAGGTAGCGATGCCATTTGCGTATTTGTAAACGACAAAGTAAATGCGACTGTTATTGAAAAACTCGCAGGAATGAACGTCCGCCTCATTGCACTCCGTTGTGCAGGTTTCAACAATGTTGATTTAGAAGCAGCCCGCCAAGCCAATATTGTTGTCGTTCGCGTACCTGCTTATTCACCACATGCTGTTGCTGAGCACGCCGTAGCATTGATTCTTACACTTAATCGCAAAACTCATAAGGCTTACAATCGTGTAAGAGAAGGCAATTTTTCGCTCGAGAAACTGAGCGGTTTCGACCTTTTTCAAAAAACTGTGGGCGTAATCGGCACCGGTAAAATTGGGGAAGCTTTTGCACACATTATGCTGGGTTTTGGCTGTAAAGTATTGGCATTTGACATATTTCCCAATCAACATTTAATTGATGCTGGTGTGCAATACACAACAATCGAGGATGTACTGGCACAGTCGGATATTATCTCTTTGCATTGCCCACTTACTGATAAAACCTTACATTTAATCAATGACCAAGCAATTGCAAAAATGAAAAATGGAGCCATGCTCATTAATACCAGTAGAGGTGCTTTGATTGATACCCAAGCGGTAGTTGAGGCCTTAAAATCTAAAAAATTAGGTTATTTAGGACTTGATGTGTACGAGCAAGAAAGTAATATTTTCTTCAATGACCTTTCGGAAGAAATTTTGGTTGATGATACACTGGCTCGCCTCATGACTTTCCCGAATGTATTGATTACCTCACACCAAGGATTTCTAACTGAAGAGGCCCTTACACAAATTGCGGTTACAACCCTCAATAATATTTCAGCCTTCGAAAGTGGTACAAAATCCGGCAATGAGGTTTAG
- a CDS encoding thymidine kinase, with the protein MFIEPKRGRNQEQKSGWIEVVCGSMFSGKTEELIRRLKRAKIAKQKVEIFKPSIDVRYHEVDIVSHNQTAIRSTPVHTSEEILLMTTDCEVVGIDEAQFFDNGIIAVVNKLAENGKRVIVAGLDMDSRGIPFGPMPALMSIAEYVTKVHAICVVCGDIANYSYRKVPNEQQVMLGESDSYEARCRKCFHAG; encoded by the coding sequence ATGTTTATAGAACCCAAAAGAGGTAGAAATCAAGAACAAAAGTCAGGCTGGATTGAGGTAGTTTGTGGCTCAATGTTCTCCGGAAAGACCGAAGAATTAATTCGTAGGTTGAAGCGTGCCAAAATTGCCAAACAGAAGGTAGAAATTTTTAAGCCTTCAATTGATGTGCGTTATCATGAAGTAGATATTGTTTCACATAACCAGACAGCCATTCGCTCTACACCAGTTCATACATCAGAAGAAATTTTGTTGATGACCACTGATTGTGAAGTTGTAGGTATAGACGAAGCTCAATTTTTTGATAATGGAATTATAGCGGTAGTAAATAAACTTGCTGAAAATGGCAAGCGTGTAATTGTGGCGGGTCTTGATATGGACTCGCGTGGAATTCCTTTCGGACCAATGCCCGCTTTGATGTCAATTGCCGAATACGTAACGAAAGTACATGCCATTTGTGTAGTTTGTGGAGATATCGCTAATTATTCTTATCGAAAAGTTCCTAACGAACAACAAGTAATGCTTGGAGAGTCTGATTCTTATGAAGCTCGTTGCCGTAAATGCTTTCATGCAGGGTGA
- a CDS encoding xylulokinase, giving the protein MLLLGLDIGTSSIKASVVDADTQQVIASAQYPDVEASISSPHAGWAEQDPEMWWTNSIEAIKRVNASGKFDPQSIGAIGIAYQMHGLVMVDKNKKVLRPSIIWCDSRAVEIGAKAFSDIGEDVCLNHLLNSPGNFTASKLAWVKANEPHIYEQCDKIMLPGDYIAMMLTNEITTSNSGLSEGIFWDFQANEVSADVMDYYGFEESLIPTINPVFSNHGEVTSDIAQLLGIKAGIPVTYKAGDQPNNALSLDVLNPGEIAATAGTSGVVYAVSDQVSYDPQSRINSFAHVNHQLGGENRIGILLCINGTGILNRWAKENFGGHLSYSEMNQLAAQAPIGSNGLLVMPFGNGAERMLNNRILGASFQNLDFNIHSRSHIFRAAQEGIAFSLNYGFEIMQGNGVEPKVIRAGNANMFLSDIFSNALVNITNTPVELYDTDGAKGAALGAGFGAGFYQTPKEAMCKLTKLKVIEPNAQAVAEYKIVYEKWKAVLEK; this is encoded by the coding sequence ATGTTATTACTCGGCTTAGACATTGGCACTTCTTCTATCAAAGCATCCGTTGTAGATGCTGATACACAACAAGTTATCGCTTCAGCTCAATATCCTGATGTTGAAGCAAGTATCTCATCTCCTCATGCTGGTTGGGCCGAACAAGACCCCGAAATGTGGTGGACTAATTCTATTGAAGCCATCAAGCGAGTAAATGCTTCGGGCAAATTCGACCCGCAATCTATCGGAGCGATTGGTATTGCCTACCAAATGCACGGTTTGGTAATGGTAGATAAAAATAAAAAAGTCTTACGTCCATCAATTATTTGGTGCGATAGTCGTGCCGTTGAAATTGGGGCAAAAGCATTTAGTGACATTGGAGAAGATGTTTGTTTGAACCATTTACTCAATTCTCCTGGAAACTTTACTGCATCGAAATTGGCATGGGTTAAAGCTAACGAACCACATATTTATGAGCAATGCGATAAAATCATGCTTCCTGGCGATTATATCGCAATGATGCTCACCAATGAGATAACAACTTCAAACTCTGGCCTTTCAGAAGGAATTTTCTGGGATTTTCAAGCCAATGAAGTTTCGGCAGATGTAATGGATTACTATGGTTTTGAAGAAAGTCTTATTCCAACTATCAATCCAGTTTTTAGTAATCACGGAGAAGTAACGAGCGATATTGCTCAACTTTTAGGTATAAAAGCAGGTATTCCTGTGACATATAAAGCTGGAGACCAACCTAATAATGCACTTTCATTAGATGTGCTCAATCCTGGTGAAATTGCTGCAACCGCTGGTACATCGGGCGTAGTTTATGCAGTTAGTGACCAAGTTTCGTACGACCCTCAATCTCGTATTAACTCATTTGCTCATGTCAATCATCAGTTGGGTGGTGAAAATAGAATTGGTATTTTATTGTGTATCAATGGAACGGGTATTTTAAATCGTTGGGCGAAAGAAAATTTCGGAGGCCATCTGAGTTATTCAGAAATGAATCAGCTAGCCGCACAAGCCCCTATCGGTAGTAATGGTCTATTGGTAATGCCCTTTGGAAATGGTGCCGAACGCATGCTTAATAACAGAATTTTGGGAGCATCTTTCCAAAACCTTGACTTCAACATTCATTCAAGAAGCCATATCTTCCGTGCTGCACAAGAAGGCATTGCTTTTTCATTAAACTACGGTTTTGAAATTATGCAAGGAAATGGCGTAGAGCCGAAGGTCATTCGTGCTGGAAATGCCAATATGTTTTTGAGTGATATTTTTAGTAATGCTCTCGTAAATATTACCAATACGCCTGTTGAGCTTTATGATACTGATGGAGCAAAAGGAGCAGCACTTGGTGCAGGATTTGGTGCAGGATTTTATCAAACTCCTAAGGAAGCTATGTGCAAACTAACAAAGTTGAAGGTAATTGAGCCAAATGCACAGGCAGTAGCTGAATACAAGATAGTTTACGAAAAATGGAAGGCTGTTTTGGAAAAATAA
- a CDS encoding NFACT RNA binding domain-containing protein, which yields MHNNYYFLRKLTKQLASKIIGLKLMECFSQEKDELVLGFAAARGKNRNYKEFFIKAIVFPDFSCLYFTYKFERARRNSVDLFEQLIDLEVTGVRQFKNERCFAITFENGFSLAFRMYGTRSNLILFHENEVLELFHSRIVSDKNLIYNQLDREIEQTYERFLSEKQDYRKLYPTLGKIVNDQLTLGKTTWEELQTFVQQLEHPRYYLVRWEHALHLSLLPVGEIIEEFSEPIEAMNAFYIAYNKVNTLDDEKAEVLRRLSKEKKQTEAYLQNSYQRMESLDSEVKNEEIGHILMANLHQIEERAERVELFDFYRNQNIVIKLRGDLSPQKNAENFYRKAKNEKIEIEKLIENIESREALLETINRHIENIEQSENLKNLRSYLKANGLSPNSKLKIQSYRELFKRFEVDGFEILVGKNSKNNDLLTQQYAYKEDLWLHARDATGSHVVLKYRAGKKFPNSVIEKAASLAAYFSKRRNETLAPVIVTPKKFVRKPKGFAEGQVLVDKEEVVMVEPKLP from the coding sequence GTGCATAATAATTATTATTTTCTCCGTAAGCTTACCAAACAACTTGCGTCTAAGATTATAGGCTTGAAGTTGATGGAGTGCTTTAGTCAGGAAAAAGATGAATTAGTATTGGGTTTTGCGGCTGCTCGCGGTAAAAACCGAAACTACAAAGAGTTTTTTATCAAAGCTATTGTCTTTCCTGATTTTTCGTGTTTGTATTTTACCTATAAGTTTGAGCGTGCCCGACGCAATAGCGTAGATTTATTTGAGCAACTAATTGATTTAGAAGTAACGGGCGTGAGGCAATTTAAAAATGAAAGATGTTTCGCGATTACTTTCGAAAATGGATTTTCTTTGGCGTTTAGAATGTATGGAACTCGCTCGAATTTAATTTTATTTCATGAAAATGAAGTTTTAGAGCTATTTCATAGTAGAATTGTTTCGGATAAAAACCTTATTTACAATCAATTAGATAGAGAAATCGAGCAAACATACGAGCGTTTTTTAAGCGAAAAACAAGATTATAGAAAATTATATCCAACGCTCGGGAAAATTGTAAACGACCAACTTACACTGGGTAAAACTACTTGGGAAGAGCTACAAACGTTTGTGCAGCAACTTGAGCACCCACGCTATTATTTGGTTAGGTGGGAGCACGCGTTGCATTTATCTCTTTTGCCTGTTGGAGAAATTATAGAAGAATTCAGCGAGCCAATAGAGGCGATGAATGCCTTTTATATTGCTTATAATAAAGTAAATACGCTTGACGATGAAAAAGCTGAGGTGCTCAGACGCTTATCAAAAGAGAAAAAGCAAACCGAAGCTTATCTACAAAATTCGTATCAAAGAATGGAATCGCTTGATTCGGAGGTTAAAAATGAAGAAATTGGGCATATTCTAATGGCCAACTTACACCAAATCGAAGAGCGTGCTGAGCGAGTAGAACTTTTTGACTTTTACCGAAATCAAAATATTGTTATAAAACTCAGAGGAGATTTATCGCCGCAAAAAAATGCCGAAAACTTTTACAGAAAAGCTAAAAATGAGAAAATTGAAATAGAAAAACTCATTGAAAATATAGAAAGTAGAGAGGCTTTGCTCGAAACCATCAATCGTCATATTGAAAATATCGAACAATCGGAAAACCTGAAAAATCTACGAAGCTATCTAAAAGCTAATGGTTTATCGCCCAATAGTAAGTTAAAAATACAGTCGTATCGAGAATTGTTTAAGCGTTTTGAGGTAGATGGTTTTGAAATTTTAGTTGGTAAAAACTCAAAAAATAATGATTTACTTACGCAGCAATATGCTTATAAAGAAGACCTTTGGCTACATGCCCGCGATGCCACTGGTTCGCACGTAGTATTAAAATATAGAGCTGGAAAGAAGTTTCCGAATTCTGTAATTGAAAAAGCGGCCTCATTAGCGGCATATTTTTCAAAACGCCGTAATGAAACTTTGGCACCAGTGATTGTTACGCCTAAGAAGTTTGTTCGTAAACCCAAGGGCTTTGCCGAAGGACAGGTATTAGTCGATAAAGAAGAGGTGGTTATGGTAGAGCCTAAATTACCTTGA
- a CDS encoding DUF1456 family protein, translated as MSNNDILKKLRVALQLRDDQIVEILKLANFNASKAEIGAFFRDKEHPSFKPCGDQILRKFLDGLIIHLRGPKEDKKPSIVKGNILVQDPKTSNK; from the coding sequence ATGTCGAACAACGATATTTTAAAGAAATTGCGAGTTGCTTTGCAATTACGCGATGACCAAATAGTTGAGATATTGAAACTGGCCAATTTCAATGCCTCAAAAGCCGAAATCGGGGCTTTTTTTAGAGATAAAGAACACCCAAGTTTTAAACCTTGTGGCGACCAGATTCTAAGAAAATTTCTTGATGGACTCATTATACACTTGCGTGGGCCGAAAGAAGATAAAAAGCCGTCGATTGTTAAAGGTAATATTTTGGTACAAGACCCCAAAACTTCTAATAAGTAG
- a CDS encoding MmcQ/YjbR family DNA-binding protein — MRLLSLKLYAGIICLCVLACVKPQQNIEPVANEVLVPKTITSIPKDTVLVLPKDTLIAKNDTVKKVAVQDTVKKKPEGEQIFEFYEITSPDISISLPSHSIVMIPVTYVGKDIGVANSFCEYWLYTKDGKLVCYCKNTVSGLHPVYANNFNTNNHLPQFTKKIAYGEYRLVYKNISKEAVRQDLMFGLIINENKDQINVKVDSGETREFWINIYPSTSAFKMNNNNKDKI, encoded by the coding sequence GTGAGATTATTATCACTTAAACTATACGCAGGCATTATTTGCTTGTGTGTTTTGGCCTGTGTAAAGCCCCAACAAAATATTGAGCCAGTGGCCAATGAGGTGCTCGTTCCAAAAACAATTACCTCAATTCCTAAGGATACGGTTTTGGTTCTACCCAAAGATACGCTCATTGCAAAAAATGATACTGTAAAAAAAGTAGCAGTTCAAGATACGGTCAAGAAAAAGCCTGAGGGCGAACAAATCTTCGAGTTTTATGAGATTACTTCACCCGATATTTCAATTAGCTTGCCTTCGCATAGTATCGTCATGATTCCTGTTACTTATGTTGGCAAGGATATCGGCGTAGCTAATAGTTTTTGCGAATACTGGCTTTATACCAAAGATGGGAAATTGGTATGTTATTGTAAAAATACTGTAAGTGGTTTACACCCAGTTTATGCCAATAATTTCAATACCAATAATCATTTACCTCAGTTTACCAAAAAGATTGCCTACGGCGAATATCGTTTGGTTTATAAAAATATTTCTAAGGAGGCGGTTAGGCAAGATTTGATGTTTGGTTTGATTATTAATGAAAATAAAGACCAAATCAATGTAAAAGTTGATAGTGGCGAAACACGCGAGTTTTGGATTAATATTTATCCATCGACAAGTGCGTTTAAGATGAATAATAACAATAAGGATAAAATATAG
- a CDS encoding pseudouridine synthase, with amino-acid sequence MTFRNRLQYLLVVRLQISNKEALALILSGKVLVNGLVVKSNCELSQTDEVVFEGKILQESKKMIYVAYYKPRGIETTLNTQIEDNLKEVLPFEEELFPVGRLDKASEGLLLLTNDGTVYDKILRNENKTEKDYIVEVDKPINDEFVELMSSGIVIMGKKTLPCEVVQLDDCVFKITLVQGLNRQIRRMCYKLNYEVLSLKRVRIGNIDLGDLKAGEYRFLDFQGFKTSKV; translated from the coding sequence ATGACTTTTCGGAACCGCTTGCAGTATTTATTAGTAGTTAGGTTGCAAATCTCCAATAAAGAGGCTTTAGCTTTGATTTTATCAGGAAAGGTGCTAGTGAACGGTTTGGTTGTGAAGTCAAATTGCGAGTTAAGCCAGACTGATGAGGTGGTTTTTGAAGGAAAAATACTACAAGAATCTAAGAAAATGATTTATGTGGCCTACTACAAGCCACGTGGAATAGAAACTACTTTAAATACACAAATTGAAGATAATCTGAAGGAAGTTTTGCCTTTTGAAGAAGAATTATTTCCAGTTGGTAGGCTCGATAAAGCTTCGGAAGGACTTTTACTATTAACCAATGATGGAACGGTCTATGATAAAATTTTACGGAATGAAAATAAGACCGAAAAAGACTATATCGTAGAGGTAGATAAGCCAATTAACGACGAATTTGTGGAGCTGATGTCGAGTGGAATAGTTATTATGGGTAAAAAAACACTTCCTTGTGAGGTAGTACAATTGGATGATTGTGTTTTTAAAATTACTTTGGTTCAAGGCTTAAATCGACAGATTCGGAGAATGTGCTATAAACTCAATTATGAAGTTCTGAGCTTAAAAAGAGTGCGAATTGGAAATATAGATTTAGGGGATTTGAAAGCAGGAGAATATCGTTTTTTAGACTTTCAAGGTTTCAAAACCTCGAAAGTCTAA
- a CDS encoding DEAD/DEAH box helicase, giving the protein MTFNELNLNKQLINALDDLGYTTPTTIQQKVFSVVMSGKDVCGIAQTGTGKTFAYLLPSLRQYQFSKEKMPQVLIIVPTRELVVQVVESIQKITTYMSVITVGVYGGVNIKPQILDIQNGVDILVGTPGRLIDLLSSGFIKTKSLKKLIIDEVDEMLNLGFRPQLKNILDLLPARRQNLLFSATITEEVEQIIETYFNEPMRVEAAPAGSPLENISQTLYHVPNFNTKVNLLELLLMDDDSMSKVLIFAATKELADQLYNRIERKYGEKVGIIHSNKAQNTRFNTVKAFQEGSCKMLIATDIIARGIDIAEVSHVINFDIPEVPENYIHRIGRTGRVDKKGIAITFMTPKEIEQIDAIEEMMNYEIPVAELPENLTISDVLTEAEMPQVKMKNVLVKAPKREDVGPAFHEKLAKNKKVNVRRDIKAEKWAKYGRPIKKSGNKPKRGDR; this is encoded by the coding sequence ATGACTTTCAACGAATTAAATCTCAATAAACAACTCATCAATGCCCTCGACGACTTGGGCTATACAACGCCAACTACCATTCAGCAGAAAGTTTTCTCGGTGGTAATGTCGGGTAAAGATGTTTGCGGAATTGCCCAAACTGGAACAGGAAAAACTTTTGCTTATTTATTGCCAAGTTTACGCCAATATCAGTTTTCGAAAGAAAAAATGCCTCAAGTACTCATCATTGTTCCTACACGTGAGCTGGTAGTACAGGTGGTAGAATCTATTCAGAAAATTACAACCTACATGAGTGTCATAACCGTGGGTGTGTATGGTGGGGTAAACATCAAGCCTCAAATTTTAGACATTCAGAATGGAGTAGATATTTTGGTAGGAACACCTGGCCGTTTGATTGATTTGCTTTCGAGTGGTTTTATTAAAACCAAATCTCTCAAAAAACTAATCATTGATGAAGTAGATGAAATGCTCAATCTGGGTTTTCGTCCTCAACTCAAAAACATTCTTGATTTATTGCCAGCTCGCCGCCAAAATTTGCTTTTTTCGGCTACAATTACCGAAGAAGTTGAGCAAATCATTGAAACATACTTCAACGAACCTATGAGAGTAGAAGCTGCACCAGCGGGTTCGCCATTAGAGAATATTTCGCAGACGCTCTACCATGTACCAAATTTCAATACAAAAGTAAATTTACTCGAATTGCTTTTAATGGACGACGACAGCATGAGTAAAGTATTAATTTTTGCAGCAACCAAGGAATTAGCCGACCAACTTTATAACCGAATTGAAAGAAAATACGGCGAAAAAGTAGGCATTATTCACTCAAATAAAGCACAAAATACGCGTTTCAACACCGTAAAAGCTTTTCAAGAAGGAAGTTGTAAAATGCTCATTGCCACCGATATCATTGCTCGTGGTATAGATATCGCTGAGGTTTCGCACGTTATTAATTTTGATATTCCTGAAGTGCCCGAAAACTACATTCACCGCATCGGTCGTACGGGGCGTGTCGATAAAAAAGGTATCGCCATCACTTTCATGACTCCAAAAGAAATTGAGCAAATTGATGCCATTGAGGAGATGATGAACTACGAAATTCCTGTAGCTGAATTACCCGAAAACCTCACAATTTCAGATGTATTGACCGAAGCCGAAATGCCACAGGTAAAGATGAAAAATGTGTTGGTAAAGGCCCCAAAACGAGAAGATGTTGGTCCGGCTTTTCATGAAAAACTGGCCAAAAATAAAAAAGTGAATGTAAGACGCGATATTAAGGCCGAAAAATGGGCAAAATATGGCCGACCTATTAAAAAATCTGGCAATAAACCTAAACGTGGCGATAGATAA